The following DNA comes from uncultured Acidilobus sp. JCHS.
GGGACTTGAGGACAGGGGGGTCAGGTAGGAGGAGAGGCCTGAGAGGACGAGGGCCTGCCCGACGGCCACGTAGGTGCCCACGAAGACTATCGTCGGCCACTCTATGTAAGTGTAGGCCCTCCTGAGGGCCGCCGGCGCCAAGGCGACAGCCACAGCGGCGCCGGCGAGGAAGCTGAGGGCCATGTTGAGGCCCGCCAGCGAGGCCCCCACGGCCAGGCCCAGGCCGCCGACCGCGGCCACAGCGAGCCTCGGGTTGAGGCCCTTAATGGGCCCGCCCCTGACAGGCATCAGGCCGTAGGCCGAGGCTGCCCTGGCCACCTTCTCCTCTTCTCCCTCTACGAGGAGCGCGTCGCCTGGGGCCAGCGGGTACGAGCTAAGTCTCCTCACGCTCCTAGTAGTTGAGACCCCTACGACCCTGACCTCGCCTAGCTTCATGTTGACCTCATTTACTGTGTTGTTGACAAGTGGGGAGCCCGAGGGGACCAGCAGCTCGTAGAGCGGCTTGCCGGTCAGTGGGGTCCTGAGGCCCTTCTCGCTGAGTAGCATGGGCACCTTGTCCTTAGGGACCTGAAGGAGCAGCGTCATCCCTTCTCCGAGGACGCTTGACCCTCCCCTCAAGATTATGGCGCGGCCCGTCCTCCTGACCCTCCTCACCCTCACGCCGAGCTTTTTCCTCAGCTCCTTGACGGTCATGCCCACGAGGGGGCTCCCGCTCGGGACCTCGGCCTCAATCAGGTAGGAGCGAGGCCCCAGCTCCTCAAGCTTTGGCTGGGCCCCCCTACTTGACTTCGCAAGCAGGGGCACCGCCAGGGCGGCGACCAGGGCGCCCAGGAGGGCCTCCTCGAGGCCGAGAGCCGTGGGCGCAAATATGTCAAGGGTTCTGCCGAACCTCTGGATCCAGAGGGACTCCAGGACGACGTTTGAGGAGGTGCCTATCATCGTGTACCTGCCCCCCAGTATGGCCGCGTAGGAGAGGGCCAGGAGGTACCTGGAGGCCGGCTTCCTGAACCTCGAGGCCAGGGAGTAGATGAGGGGCATGAACATCAACACGAGCGCCACGTCGCTGACGAAGCCCGAGAGGAGGGCTGTAAGCAGCATGACTACCAGGGCCGAGGCGTACTCGTTCCCTATGGCCATGGCCAGCCTGTCCCCTACTAAGTCGAGGAAGCCCGACTCGGACAGCAC
Coding sequences within:
- a CDS encoding Na+/H+ antiporter NhaD and related arsenite permease, producing MTPLKPAVSLAVLAVSLWLLMSRRLRHDLVGVLSALVLVATGVVTPLALLQDLSSTAVIVLASAMILAGVLSESGFLDLVGDRLAMAIGNEYASALVVMLLTALLSGFVSDVALVLMFMPLIYSLASRFRKPASRYLLALSYAAILGGRYTMIGTSSNVVLESLWIQRFGRTLDIFAPTALGLEEALLGALVAALAVPLLAKSSRGAQPKLEELGPRSYLIEAEVPSGSPLVGMTVKELRKKLGVRVRRVRRTGRAIILRGGSSVLGEGMTLLLQVPKDKVPMLLSEKGLRTPLTGKPLYELLVPSGSPLVNNTVNEVNMKLGEVRVVGVSTTRSVRRLSSYPLAPGDALLVEGEEEKVARAASAYGLMPVRGGPIKGLNPRLAVAAVGGLGLAVGASLAGLNMALSFLAGAAVAVALAPAALRRAYTYIEWPTIVFVGTYVAVGQALVLSGLSSYLTPLSSSPFLLFLTSLVLANLVGNVASAALLGPLAVSSPHPITSVLAVAMGASSTFLTPFSHPANLIVYSAGGYEPRDFAIAGTVVVILIGLLTALTLH